From Streptomyces asiaticus, one genomic window encodes:
- a CDS encoding MFS transporter — protein MTTVDPTRADEGGGSEESTAARIRVPAQRWPAEPTGPVEAEAERESRQAASGGLLQRARTAALRHPVLAALAAAALLHLVWVALLANSGGDLAAQDAWAEFALQHPDLAYNLAWYGGMHPVSYSVISPYLMAVLGVRSTMMIAGTLSAGLLALLLVRSRAVRRPMWPAMYGAFALTCNAISGRVTFGLGAMFGLAAVAVIFAWPRRWRSRRWHHKTGRFVLAAVLSALATMSSPVAGLFVGVVAAGLWLTKRRPAAYALGITPAVVVGLSAWLFPFSGEQPMGIGSVILPFITGAATLMCVPRTWSTVRVGAGLYCVGVVLTWVIPSQIGTNISRLGMIFGGVVLIAALPAVRKPPRAELRTTRAGRRWTVLVLALATVTVWQGVKTADDVIHTAPSASWARELAPLVDRLKREKADRGRVEVVPVRSHRESSALAPYVNLARGWNRQRDLDRNPIFYGEDTLTPVSYHEWLKRWAVHFVVLPADDPDTAAEKESELLGTELPYLRQVWSDENWKLYEVKDPTQIADPPATVRRAGADQLVLSVRAKGPVLIRIPYSPWLGLVDEDGHSVRAPKGEDDRLPVNREGCLTKLVEGGEEGQPEDEWTVLHAPRPGIYRITGKYQLPRGTPCPDEMVP, from the coding sequence GTGACCACCGTGGATCCGACACGGGCCGATGAAGGCGGGGGCTCGGAGGAGAGCACCGCCGCACGAATACGCGTACCCGCACAGCGCTGGCCGGCCGAGCCGACCGGCCCGGTGGAGGCGGAGGCGGAGCGCGAGAGCCGCCAGGCCGCTTCGGGCGGGCTGCTCCAGCGGGCCCGGACGGCGGCCCTGCGCCATCCGGTTCTGGCCGCCCTGGCCGCCGCCGCGCTGCTGCATCTGGTGTGGGTGGCGCTGCTCGCGAACAGCGGCGGTGACCTCGCCGCGCAGGACGCCTGGGCGGAGTTCGCCCTCCAGCACCCGGACCTGGCGTACAACCTGGCCTGGTACGGCGGGATGCACCCCGTCTCGTACAGCGTCATCTCGCCCTATCTGATGGCGGTCCTCGGGGTCCGCTCGACGATGATGATCGCGGGGACGCTGTCCGCCGGGCTGCTCGCGCTGCTGCTGGTGCGCAGCCGTGCCGTGCGGCGGCCGATGTGGCCCGCCATGTACGGCGCGTTCGCGCTGACCTGCAACGCCATCTCGGGCCGGGTGACCTTCGGGCTCGGCGCGATGTTCGGGCTCGCGGCCGTCGCCGTGATCTTCGCCTGGCCCCGGCGGTGGCGCTCCCGGCGCTGGCACCACAAGACCGGACGGTTCGTCCTGGCCGCCGTGCTGTCGGCGCTGGCGACCATGTCCAGTCCGGTGGCCGGTCTGTTCGTGGGCGTCGTGGCCGCCGGGCTGTGGCTGACCAAGCGGCGGCCCGCCGCGTACGCGCTCGGGATCACCCCGGCCGTGGTGGTCGGCCTGTCGGCGTGGCTGTTCCCGTTCTCCGGTGAGCAGCCGATGGGTATCGGATCGGTGATCCTGCCGTTCATCACCGGTGCCGCCACGCTGATGTGTGTGCCGCGCACCTGGTCGACGGTGCGGGTCGGGGCCGGGCTCTACTGTGTGGGAGTGGTGCTCACCTGGGTGATTCCCTCCCAGATCGGCACCAATATCTCCCGGCTCGGCATGATCTTCGGCGGTGTGGTGCTGATCGCCGCGCTGCCCGCGGTGCGCAAGCCACCGCGCGCCGAGCTGCGCACGACGCGTGCGGGCCGCCGCTGGACCGTTCTGGTGCTGGCGCTCGCGACCGTCACGGTGTGGCAGGGGGTCAAGACCGCCGACGACGTGATCCACACCGCCCCCTCGGCGTCCTGGGCCCGTGAGCTGGCGCCGCTGGTCGACCGGCTCAAGCGGGAGAAGGCCGACCGGGGCCGGGTCGAGGTGGTTCCGGTGCGCAGCCACCGCGAGTCCTCCGCGCTCGCCCCGTACGTCAATCTGGCGCGCGGCTGGAACCGCCAGCGCGACCTGGACCGGAACCCGATCTTCTACGGCGAGGACACCCTCACGCCGGTCAGCTACCACGAATGGCTCAAGCGCTGGGCGGTGCACTTCGTGGTGCTGCCCGCGGACGACCCCGACACCGCGGCGGAGAAGGAGTCCGAGCTGCTCGGCACCGAGCTGCCGTATCTGCGCCAGGTCTGGTCGGACGAGAACTGGAAGCTGTACGAGGTCAAGGACCCGACGCAGATCGCCGACCCGCCCGCCACCGTGCGCCGCGCGGGCGCCGACCAGCTGGTGCTGTCGGTCCGCGCCAAGGGTCCGGTGCTCATCCGCATCCCGTACTCGCCGTGGCTGGGCCTGGTGGACGAGGACGGGCACAGCGTCCGGGCCCCGAAGGGGGAGGACGACCGGCTGCCGGTCAACCGCGAGGGCTGCCTCACCAAGCTGGTCGAGGGCGGGGAAGAGGGCCAGCCGGAGGACGAGTGGACGGTGCTGCACGCCCCCCGGCCCGGCATCTACCGCATAACGGGCAAGTACCAGCTGCCGCGCGGCACGCCCTGCCCGGACGAGATGGTTCCCTGA
- a CDS encoding ABC transporter substrate-binding protein → MSAAKRSRHATATVLGLWMVLLSVVGAGDTSGWQSRGSVSVLASWTGNEGKAFRRLLDTFTRRTGIHVDYQGTTALREVLSSEVASGTPPDIAVLPSAGELAAYAHQSQLTTLDGVIPSREPYGKLWTPQLRPGGPVYGIAVKADLKSIVWYDRDRRPDTLSALAADGRQWCVGMGDDAASGWPGTDWIEDLLLQQQGRSVYEDWATGGLPWTDPRVERAWQSWGSLFGKDTARTALITEFRKAGTKLFGTDPPCALEHQGSFIRGGYPDPAKANFVFSPRLLPEADRQSTAREVSGDFAAMFRDTPQAQELMRYLVSADAQRIWGRNAAGKSVHPFFANRDVPLDAQGDDAVDRNIAKTLRDSDSLCLDASDAMPTRMRVAFQRAALAYLSDTSKPPDGLLRSLERIRRSLRDTRDQPWLSTVCG, encoded by the coding sequence ATGAGCGCCGCGAAGCGGTCCCGTCACGCCACGGCCACGGTCCTCGGGCTGTGGATGGTGCTGCTGTCTGTCGTGGGCGCCGGCGATACGAGCGGCTGGCAGTCGCGCGGCAGTGTCAGCGTGCTCGCGTCATGGACCGGCAATGAGGGCAAGGCGTTCCGGCGCCTGCTGGACACGTTCACCAGGCGGACCGGCATCCATGTCGACTACCAGGGCACCACCGCCCTGCGCGAGGTGCTGTCCTCGGAGGTGGCCTCCGGGACCCCGCCCGACATCGCCGTGCTGCCCAGCGCGGGCGAGCTGGCCGCCTATGCCCATCAGAGCCAGCTGACCACGCTGGACGGTGTGATCCCGAGCCGGGAGCCCTATGGAAAGCTGTGGACGCCCCAGCTGCGGCCCGGCGGGCCGGTGTACGGGATCGCGGTCAAGGCCGATCTGAAGAGCATCGTGTGGTACGACCGCGACCGCCGCCCGGACACGCTGTCCGCCCTCGCCGCCGACGGTCGCCAGTGGTGTGTCGGCATGGGCGACGACGCGGCCTCGGGCTGGCCCGGCACCGACTGGATCGAGGATCTGCTCCTCCAGCAGCAGGGCCGATCCGTCTACGAGGACTGGGCCACCGGCGGGCTGCCGTGGACGGACCCCCGGGTGGAGCGGGCCTGGCAGAGCTGGGGTTCACTCTTCGGCAAGGACACCGCGCGCACCGCGCTGATCACGGAGTTCCGCAAGGCGGGCACGAAGCTGTTCGGCACGGACCCACCGTGCGCGCTGGAGCACCAGGGGTCGTTCATCCGGGGTGGCTATCCCGACCCCGCCAAGGCGAACTTCGTCTTCTCGCCCCGGTTGCTCCCCGAGGCCGACCGGCAGTCCACCGCCCGCGAGGTTTCGGGGGACTTCGCCGCGATGTTCCGTGACACCCCGCAGGCACAGGAGCTGATGCGCTATCTGGTCTCGGCCGACGCCCAGCGGATCTGGGGGCGGAATGCCGCCGGCAAGAGCGTCCATCCCTTCTTTGCCAACCGCGACGTCCCGCTCGACGCCCAGGGCGACGACGCCGTGGACCGGAACATCGCGAAGACGCTCCGGGACTCGGACTCGCTGTGCCTGGACGCCTCCGACGCCATGCCCACCCGGATGCGGGTGGCCTTCCAGCGCGCCGCGCTGGCCTACCTCAGCGACACCAGCAAGCCGCCGGACGGGCTGCTGCGCAGCCTGGAGAGGATCCGCCGGAGCCTGCGCGACACCCGCGACCAGCCCTGGCTGTCGACGGTCTGCGGCTGA